The Plasmodium gaboni strain SY75 chromosome 5, whole genome shotgun sequence nucleotide sequence ggttgatattatatggataattataattataattataataatttttattatttttattattattattattattattgttattattatggGACGTATAAGGTTCATCCTTATTGTTAATACTTAAAGATGTATTGTCATTTGTTGTATTTAAGTATATTTGTTCTTTGATCGAATTATCTTGATCTGTTTGATtcacatttatattttcaataatatcatcatcatttttattttctaatttGATTTCTTGTTCATTTGTTTCATTTTGTTGAATGgtgttataaaaataaagtcTCAAAAATTCTATGAAGAAGTTAGAAACATATGTATTTAAGCACATAAAATTGGAGTTTTcatatatgaaaaataaaaaggtATACAGATCACTTAAAGATAATTTTGAATTGTTCTTATAAATTTGAATGTTATCTATTTgaattaaattatttatttcgTTTATGTTATCTAACACTTTGTAGGTATAATCATTGTTATGTGACAAGGAATTGTTTGTTTGTTCTTTGGGGTTggaattattattttttatggGAAAGAATCCATGTTCATACAAACAATTATATTTCTGAATTATTAAGTCATTTATGTTTTGttcaaaattattttgatcaatattatattctaCATGTTGTTGTgtaatatcatttttttcacaTTGTAgtttaaaaagaaatgaatCATTGGTATGATAAGGAATTGATGTGTTTgttaatttaattaattttttgttcatattattattttggatcatattattattttcgatcatattatattctttttgGTATGTATCATCAATAACGTTGgacataatatttatatttgatatattattaatagttgatatatctttattttcattattgTGTTTAAAATTTGTAAgtgaaaaaatatattggTTATATGTCATTTGGTTAAATAGTTTTGGATAGAATAAAATGGtatgaatatttaatagatatttataagttaatatatttttaagtATGGACAATTGAATTTTATAAAgatcatttttattaacataatttctataatttttgattttattttctgattgtttttgttttttcatATTTGTAAAATAATTTACTGTTATATTTTGAACATGTATATTCAAATTATATTTGAGAATTTGAAgatttgatatattttttgattcATTAAAATGTTCATTTTGACAATTTAAAGAATGATCTATGTATGTTGATTgattaaattttaaatcagcaataatttcatttttaatttttttaaaattccaatattttcttgaactatattttttcatccATAAATTATTTCTATCTATATCATCATGGAAATTAAAATCTTGGCTTTCATCTGAAggaatattattatgtatattatcATATGGGTCActatcatatatattattatatattttatttttggTACTCTTATTGTCTTTTTCTTCAATAActtttatatcttttttattaagtTCAATAGGTGCAATATTTgttttcatattttttccaATACCATCTTCATAACCCATTTTTCgtaatattttaaaacCTAAACCATATTGCTCAAAATTCTTAtctttatcttttaattctgtaagattatattttttcaaattatgtttaataaaatcttcatcttttttttttatatgaaaattaaAATCAAATACAAAATGTTTGAAGACATCATATTCGTCATAATCATCTGAATCATTATCAGAGGAATAatcattaaaattatttattccattattttcatattcattattatttatatttttcttatcatTTAGAAAACCTGCACTTACGAATTTAACAGGTTTCATCATatattcttcattatttagATTTTTGAAacttttgtttttgttactatatatatattcatgtTCATCATTATGTTCGTCTTCATCTTGAAGATTATCATCATCTTGTTCTATGTGATCATCATCTTGTTCTATGTGATCATCATCATAGTTATATGTTGAATAAAAGTTTTgttttttcctttttttctttttcttttcatttttttgtatatctGCAAAGGATATGTCGTTGAAATAATTCATAATATGATTTTTACCGAACGTTTTgtgatttttttttttttttttttttttctttttatcttattttgttacattttattttttttttatgcatattataacatatattatatatacataaaaatagtATAATGCGcaattatttttttttttaatataacTAAAAATTTAAACTTGTCGAATATATAAGGAGCTtactatattattactcacataatttttaaaaaaataaagagaaaaaaaaaaaaaaaaaaaaaaaaaatttatatttgaaaaaatatataaatataatataatataatatttttttttttttttttttttgtatcAATGGgtaatatgtatttaaaaaaaaatacatatatatttaatatttatatttttaaataattgcagatagaataatatttatatggccactttattttattgttatatatattatatttatgcatatatatatatatatatatataatatatgatatgTATTATCAAGAAGCGTATTgtgttattatatttcaattaatatacaaaaaaattaaaaaaaaattataataaaataaataaaaataaatgtcatataatataaaattaacaatatatatatatatttaatcattctattatgttataatttctgaataaatttatatatctacAACATTTTAAAGTTGAAATAATTTTACAACCTATGAAGGAATTGATGTGATTTATAAAAagaggaaaaaaaaaaaaaataataaccATAAGTTAGGTGTATCTATTTTCATATGTTGTAATAAGATTTACAAgtcttttaatttttttaaattacTCATAAGAAAAATcttaaatgaataaatataaattttttttttttttttttttttttgtttgtatttaatatttatataagaaGTAGGTTacttaaaaaattttgtaGAAAAGgtttaataaatgaaaaagagcatattaaaatattatgtttttttaGAATTTTCCTTATATGAAATGTTTAAAATAGAAGGTTTtgaaaacaaaaaatataaagagtgtgttgaaataaaaaaaaaataataataaaataataataaatcatatgcattattaaaagttttatgtaaaaaaataaagcatacacatatatatatatatatatatatataattattgtGAAATTTACATGCtctatatatttaacaATTATGCCAAAGCATATTGTATgctttttttaaaataagaatagaaaatatatatatatatatatatatatatatataatgtgCACTACTgtaaatgaatatattcCTATACGTATTTTTATTCCTGAAAGGAACACTTaaagaataattattactaaatatataaaatatatttttattttattattattattttttttttttataaggactgtaatgataatataggaattatatttttattttatggacaacaatatattaaaattttttatgaataaattataaataggtaaatttttttttttttttcttctttatttaaaaaagaagaatttttaaatttaaatttttaattgtttattaagaaaaaaaaaaaatatatttttttaaaaaataattagaaaaaaaagaaaaaaaaacatgCAGTTAGTggtttattttttataaagtatttatatagtgttgtatatatttatgtgtatttaaataaaaaatacatatatatgtgttaattaatttgttctgatttttaaaaatttttttaatttttcctagtttaataaaaataaattattatataat carries:
- a CDS encoding hypothetical protein (conserved Plasmodium protein, unknown function); this encodes MNYFNDISFADIQKNEKKKKKRKKQNFYSTYNYDDDHIEQDDDHIEQDDDNLQDEDEHNDEHEYIYSNKNKSFKNLNNEEYMMKPVKFVSAGFLNDKKNINNNEYENNGINNFNDYSSDNDSDDYDEYDVFKHFVFDFNFHIKKKDEDFIKHNLKKYNLTELKDKDKNFEQYGLGFKILRKMGYEDGIGKNMKTNIAPIELNKKDIKVIEEKDNKSTKNKIYNNIYDSDPYDNIHNNIPSDESQDFNFHDDIDRNNLWMKKYSSRKYWNFKKIKNEIIADLKFNQSTYIDHSLNCQNEHFNESKNISNLQILKYNLNIHVQNITVNYFTNMKKQKQSENKIKNYRNYVNKNDLYKIQLSILKNILTYKYLLNIHTILFYPKLFNQMTYNQYIFSLTNFKHNNENKDISTINNISNINIMSNVIDDTYQKEYNMIENNNMIQNNNMNKKLIKLTNTSIPYHTNDSFLFKLQCEKNDITQQHVEYNIDQNNFEQNINDLIIQKYNCLYEHGFFPIKNNNSNPKEQTNNSLSHNNDYTYKVLDNINEINNLIQIDNIQIYKNNSKLSLSDLYTFLFFIYENSNFMCLNTYVSNFFIEFLRLYFYNTIQQNETNEQEIKLENKNDDDIIENINVNQTDQDNSIKEQIYLNTTNDNTSLSINNKDEPYTSHNNNNNNNNNNKNNKNYYNYNYNYPYNINQNDIKYLIHLKKIILMGIEQNKKSQYEELEYEFDNIIYYNFIYSCRHIKNCTDLFSHLNLFKDILNKKYYKKILIHFIQNKIILTNSMDTQTFELNDHLIQDIQNKIQILYDINKQYDINDFIYKYYINYIFLYLKKCSISDYYIQLIQISLMNNQIYKKQILHIIVKKIIHELTNINFLDDQYIINIKSILLLYNSIDLNIFNFLFKVYFLYPFTKYVCNYLRQIKHFSEQNDQPISDTSKGDINKTKDIHTQSNNNNINNNDYYNEEHKLENNKEPNIDKTNTIMLKKKYIYEMFKNVKSIFENNIMKDDSIKNIMFSILNVIKSYLVQDEIITFPVEKVLDFDKNKISSDDQINYYFLYKDIKIPLPSYAIPQTNNIYQINYKNKLQQSNTNKEKYTDYKFSSKKYLHVMNKLDEHRNEFKKKYQNEQDEDINAKLYLEKYCLQNDILFIQKYDRKINGHPVYSINKISIYINNNIIYIYDEQEWKPILLVDLINRISK